The Nymphaea colorata isolate Beijing-Zhang1983 chromosome 5, ASM883128v2, whole genome shotgun sequence DNA segment ATCTGTTTCACAATTTCAATTTATCTTTGAGTGGTGCGATGTGCAAATGACTGATGAACCATGTGGTTGATGAGattcataataattttttttttattatgttttcacttttgttcCATGTGCTGCcttgttaattttgttttagTCAACCTACATTGGCTGGggggaaggaagagagagagcattggAAGCAGAGTTGTTTTACTGGTAAAACTAGGTTCAAatgtttttgtaataaataaGGTTCTATTCGCCAAGTATAAATAACACCTGTACTCTAAGTGATCGAAACTCAAGCCAAGGAAATTGAAAATGTAAATGAAGGGCTACTCCATAGAACTTGTGGATTGTTGATCTTTTAGCTTCCTGTTAAGTCCTAAGCCCAGAGATAGAAGAGCCAAGGGTAGATCTTTGCAACAGGTGatgttttatgattttatccCACATAAATACATTATTCACAGCCTACGGTGGCATCAATCAAAGCATGTACTGTACAATAAATTAATCTAAAAAATTGGGATGAGGATGAAGCAAAAACCAACTTGATAACAAATCATTGGGCGTGcataaatgtttgaaagcaCACACCAAGGTAAAATTTGCTGTTTATGACTTTTTGGGACGTCATTGCATATTCTAGTACTGTACAATAGATTCCTATTAGGTATTTTCTTCATCTCGTTCTTGTGACCACTGACATTTTGTTGATGCCATTGCCCAGATATATATAATCAAGGCATTAATAGATTCAAACTCAAATAATGGGGAAGAAACAGCTGGTCCAAAGAAGAAAACTGGAAGGAACTTGACAACTTCTTCTACTATGTTGGAAGATACTGTGTCTCGGAAGATTCGACGTGAGGAGGACGCCAGTAAGCGGGCAGAAAGAGCAGCTAAACGTCATATGCATGATTAGCAACTACATTTCACATCTAGGCGGGAGATCCTTAGGAACGTTATGACGGCCACCCAAGTAGTGATCGCAAGTTTACAGTTATTAAATCTGTACATAAAAGTATATGCAAGGAGGTATAGAAGCAAGAAGTTGAGGTTATATTCTTATCATCCTTCCCCTATTAGTGTTTTCCTTTGGTTGCTGTGATATCTGTTGTGGTCACTGTTTGGTATACAAGAAATGCAACTGTTGTTGTAGCACTTTCAGGATCAGTAGGAAcatgttttctgtattttttagATATGCTCCTGGAACTGGAGTGAATACAAAACATCTGTATGTACAATGTCTCCTTAATTTATACAAGCAGTTCGATAGAAATTGGCATCCATAAAGTTGGAACTGTTCAGAATTTCAAATTAACATGTGGAGATTTTCTAATCTACATTGCAGGAAGGCTTTCTAAGGTCCTAAAGAAGCCTTGCTTTAGTTGTAAAAAGGTTGCTGTGGACTTCATGTAAAGCTTTGAACTCCAATTTAGTCAAAACCCCAGGTCTGCATATCCTTTGATCCGATGCAGGTTAAAGTTGGCACTTGGCAATATTGCCAGTCTGAGCCATGGTCCAAACTGAGCTTTGTGGTTCCAGTTGCCGAATGGTTCGAGTTGCCGAACTTCTTGTACCAAGGTGAGAATGTGTAATGTTTGTTTATTGATCCTCCTTGCTTTAAAGATGTGTTAGTGGATTATTAGCCAATACATATTTTATGTTCCTCACTGAACAAGGTAGGCACATAAATCTTTTGTACAATTTTAAACTagtttattttctcaaatgttaaaagagagagagatcacaaTATGGTTGATGCAACCCATTACCTGTATTTGGGGCTTAGAATTGAAAGTAGCGCGTGGATTTAATCAGTTCAGCTCGTACTAAGCTGATCTCGATTTCGTTCAACAAGTTAATGAGCTCGTGTGAACCACTAGCCACACACAAACACGTGTTCTTACATACTGCCCACTAATGTATACTTCCATTTATCAAGTTCATGAGCACAACTTGGAAGCTCAAGATTGAGTTTTGCTTATATGTTCCCATGGTTAAGACTCGGAACTTCAATATGCTCAAGCTTGAATATTAGCACGCATGTCATACCAGTTAAGTAGTTGATGAGACAAGTGTTTGTTATCGAGTGAATTGTAATAAGCATGAGCCGAATTCGAGCTACTTTAATAAATCAACAAACTGAGCTTGAACATGTACCTTATTCAGTTTATTCGGCTCATTTTTCTGCCACAATTACATTATTTTGTCAAACTAACTGGTGCTATCTAAATCGGCCAATTCAACTGTAATATGTGGCAAACGTATTTGATCTTGCGGCTGATTGCTGCATGCCATGTcaagtttttaatatttaagatttcttatttgtaatatttttcatatattaaaaTGCCTTTTAGTGTTTCTTGCTGATCAGCAACTGATTCAGCTGGATTGACGAGTTTGGCACATTCACTGAATCAGCAGTTTGACAGAGTCAATTTACAAACCGGTTACACCAACAAAGCTAACTAATGCCAACAGAGTCGAGCGTGAATCTTGGTTCCTTATGATGTAGTCAGGCGACTCCGGTGAAATGCCCCAAAGGACATCTACAACTTATTTATCAGACCTGCATATATTAATGATTCAATATTATAATGTTCAAtaggaaatgattttttttttatgaaacctCCAGGACTTGTTAATTTATTGTTTGAAAAATCATTCACTCGATCGCGCTCCCCTAGTTCACTGATTTTCCTCATACATGAAGAAAAGACATTAGATTGTACGCACCTCCTATACAACAAGAAACAAAGACCATCTTACGCTGATTACGCAGTTTGCCAGAAAAGTTTAATACTTCCAACAGGCCCAGAAGCTCCATTCTTTTATAAGTGAAGAACTTAGAAGTTCATATCTCATTCACAAAAGCTCGTTTTCTCGTACCAAAAACTCATATCAAAACTTCTTTCCCCGTCTAATCTCTTATTTGTGCTATTTCAATGCTTTCAGATGCAATATTATCACCCCTCATAAGAGGCCCCGGTTATTTCAGCACCTGAGACGCGTCCTGCTACAGAACCAAAATGGTTTGAGTTCAAAGGGTTTCAAGGACAACAAAAGAATTCAACGCTCCCCAAACCATCGATTGGAGATACATGCAAAACTCCGGTCGAATAACAtccagcatatatatatatatatatatatatgctggaTGTTAAGTTCTCTTACCGTCAGTTTGAAGAATCAGCTGGACAATCTGAATAGCATTTTACAGTTTCCACAGCCGGCCAAACTCATAGGTCACCAATGACACAGAATAACAGAATAGTTGTTCCAGAATTCCAAGGATAAAAGTTCAACGATTTCAGTTTCAGTAGTAGCAAAAGTGCCCATATCCGTGTGTACGGGGTATGTATAAATATCCAACAggaatagaaaaacaaaaggctACAAAATTGTCGGTAACGTCAAAGTAGAGTAGAGTATCAAGTTTTAACAGCAAAATATCGGGAGTTAATGGATGAGGAGGCTTAGGAACCCGTACACGCAGTCAGAAATGCTTTCCCAGGTTGACGATTTGCCAAAGCACCATGGCATCCAAGCAGCTGCAACGAAAAACATAAACCAAATCACAAACTAAGAACCTAGAATGCCTCGCTCTGTGGGTTGTAGTGCACAGCACATGATCCCTTTAACAAATAAAAGGAACCAATACCTACTAGAGCAAAGCACTTGCCCCCCCCTGTCAGGACATAACAAGTTTCAACTAAGACGGCCATAAGAAAGGGCAAAGACCAGGCCAATTAAAATTGACAATAGGAAAATATTGGTTATTGTAACAACATTAGGCAACAGAAAATCTCCAAATGGATAAAACAAGTTATGCTTCTTCTGgtagaaaagaaattaacacTTGATAATTCCACAACTCCTTTTAACATGCATAGGAATGGTATGCACTGGAGGGCATGAAGAGAGAAAACATGCAGCATAGGATCATATCTTTACCTTAGCATTAACTCCATCCGGCAtaattctgttttcttctttccatctGAGGTAATCCGCACGGTTGAATTTAGTGAAGCCCCTGCAGAGGAGaaacaagaaatgaaagcaTGTTTTCAGGATCCCATTCTTCCTATAGCACAACCAGGTTACTGTGGATTTCATTTACTGAGAAAATTAGGAAGAGATTGTGAATCAATTCCATCAACATAATAATGGTTGTTTTCCAGTAGTTGGCATTACAGATACTCTTAGCTATGGAAGCATGAGAAACCATTGAGACAAACAAACACTATGAGCTAAAAACGCACACTGCAAAGGCATTCCCACAAAgacatgataaataaataaagcttGCACTTTCAGAGAAGGCGATGACAGAGAACAAGTTACCATTTCCTGCTAACGATGATCTTTTGACGACCAGGGAATTTAAATTTGGCACGGCGTAGGGCTTCCTGAGCATGATTTGCATTGCTGTCCTTGCAACGGACAGATAAAAGAACCTGACCAATGTCGACACGTGCACAAGTTCCCTGAGGCTTTCCAAATGCACCCCTCATTCCAGTCTGGAGTCTGACCAAATAATTACAAcccaataaaaagttttttagCTTAACTTTTTTTGGTCTGTTGAAATGGAAATGCACTTGCTAGCTACTTGGACAAGCAtataagaaaatagaaacaCCTCCACAAACTGCAAACTTTTGGCTTAAAAACAAACAGATCAAAATAAtgctaacaaacaaaaaaggtaCTGACAGTCTCCAacattttcttatgaaaaaataaataaatagttttaACATTTAAGGAGAATcatatgagaaaataaaaaggaccTTCATAAGCTGTGCATactttttgcttaaaaacaaaGAGATCAATATAAAGCTAGCAAATAAAAATAGTACCAGTCTCCAGCATTttgttatgaaaaaataaagaaatcatTTTAGCATTGAATGAGAATCTATGTAACATGGACCCATTTATAAGCATTTAGTATCAATGTCCAAAAATGTTACAAACCTAACTTAGTTGCTCTGGGAAACTTCATTAATCAATGTGTGTTTTCTTTTGGACAGGAAAAGAAGTCCATTTTCTATCAATTACAAAAAGGAGAAGGTAAGGGCTGAGATGCTGCAGAGAGACGCGCCTCCTTTCATCTAATTAGATGTCCCATTTCCTTTCAGGTGTGTCTATGTTATTTCCTTCCAGGTGTGATGTGACATAGGTAATGACACTTTGTCCATGCAACATGGACGAGAAAGAAGTACTCAATATGGTTCTCCATGTGTTTTTATTCCTTCACAACAAAAGtgaaatatttataaaaattaactaATACAATCTGACATAAAAATGGGTAGTAGTGCTAGTGACATGAGACCCTACATCCCATGACACCCCCAAGGTAGGTTATCTACCAAGGACATAGACATAAGACACGAACAAGGACATACATGTACTTATGTGCAACGCTACAGCAACCAACATCTGGATACTAGGATACTCTTAGTTCTACTTGTATGTAATGCACAATTATTCACATTCAAAATTCTTATCTAATGCAACAAAGATTAACCAGAAATTGAGGAGCAAAAACATAAGCACCATTTCAGGTAGCTATTTTGCTCAGTAAACATTTAAACTAAGTGAACCGTGGGAATGAACACAAATGGAGATAAATAAACCTTAAAGAAAGCACATATgcaacaacaataacaaaacTGAAACATGAAGTGTTGATCATATCCAATGCACGTTTCCAACAGAATTGCATGACCATGCAGACATAGGAGTGGACATATTTAGCTACTCTAGTAAAGAGTTAAGCCAAATTCTAAACAAGGTTTTCAACTATCATCAGCAGCAGCCGTCAAATCATATGAACATAATATATATGGAGGGTCAGGCATAGAGATCTGTTCATGGAAAAACTACCCTGCCATTCAATTAACTAGAAAGGTGTTAACTTGCATCCAGGTCTTAGCGTAGaccaaaaatagaaacaaaccTATCAGCCCCAGCACATGAAAGCATTTTGTTGATTCGCAAGACATGGAAAGGATGCACCCGCACACGAAGATGGAAAGCATCCTTTCCAGCAAATTTGGCCATGTATTTGTTGCAAGCAATGCGAGCAGCTTCAAGAGCTTCACTAGACACATTTTCCTTCTCCCAGCTCACCAAATGAACACAAAATGGGAACTCATCAactcccttcttcttcattcctACATCATAGATCCTGATTTTTGGGTCAGGGACACCACGGCAATACCGTGATTTGGGATAtggcttattttttatttgacgATAGCATCTTGCAGGTCCTGCATGAAGAAAGTGAAATTCAGAACAACTGTGTGGGCTCTagatatgtatgaaataattaacatggggaaaaaagaagagaagtaCTGCCAGACATACAGTCACATTGACCAATAAAAGAATCCGAATGAACTTTTTCAAGTGAATGGCAGAAACAACAGAAACTGGTGCagcattcaaaaaatttataattcTAGAGATGTGCTTGCCTAGTCTTGCAAATCATAGAATTCCAGGGATTCCTAC contains these protein-coding regions:
- the LOC116254995 gene encoding 60S ribosomal protein L10, which encodes MGRRPARCYRQIKNKPYPKSRYCRGVPDPKIRIYDVGMKKKGVDEFPFCVHLVSWEKENVSSEALEAARIACNKYMAKFAGKDAFHLRVRVHPFHVLRINKMLSCAGADRLQTGMRGAFGKPQGTCARVDIGQVLLSVRCKDSNANHAQEALRRAKFKFPGRQKIIVSRKWGFTKFNRADYLRWKEENRIMPDGVNAKLLGCHGALANRQPGKAFLTACTGS